In a single window of the Pseudogemmatithrix spongiicola genome:
- a CDS encoding M20 metallopeptidase family protein, which produces MTPALPESITSQFTDAERTLLIELRRSLHRRPELSWKESQTQARLREALLDIGITDIRETASTGLVAHIPGRSVSGPAVAIRGDIDALPIQEETGLPFTSMHAGVMHACGHDMHAAWAVGAGLLIAKQPAVGEVRVLLQPAEELGEGAPRVLTDGALEGVGAIFGGHVDWRFEVGQVVATPGPLAASTDTFEITFHGKGGHGARPQDTHDPIVGMAAFVSDVQTIVSRRLDPALPGVVTVGMLHAGSAPNVIPETATCGGTIRATTPESRALLVAEIERLAHAVAAAHRLTATVQVTQGTPPLMNSPRAAEWAQDAVRELLGDDALRKLPLANMGGEDFAFYTERIEGCFMRIGTWREGRERHGVHTPRFNPDEDSLLLASAVLAESARRASAALHSAA; this is translated from the coding sequence GTGACCCCTGCCCTGCCGGAATCCATCACCTCGCAGTTCACCGATGCCGAGCGAACGCTGCTGATCGAACTGCGCCGCTCGCTGCACCGCCGACCCGAACTCTCCTGGAAGGAGTCGCAGACGCAGGCGCGCCTGCGCGAAGCGCTGCTCGACATCGGCATCACGGACATCCGTGAGACGGCAAGCACCGGGCTCGTCGCGCACATCCCCGGTCGCTCGGTATCCGGCCCGGCGGTCGCCATCCGCGGGGACATCGATGCCCTGCCGATCCAGGAAGAGACCGGACTGCCGTTCACGTCGATGCACGCCGGCGTGATGCACGCCTGCGGACACGACATGCACGCGGCGTGGGCCGTGGGCGCGGGCCTGTTGATCGCCAAGCAGCCCGCGGTGGGCGAGGTCCGGGTTCTGCTTCAGCCCGCCGAGGAGCTGGGGGAAGGCGCACCGCGCGTACTCACTGACGGCGCACTCGAGGGCGTCGGGGCGATCTTCGGCGGCCACGTCGACTGGCGCTTCGAGGTCGGCCAGGTGGTCGCAACGCCCGGGCCGCTCGCGGCGAGCACGGACACCTTCGAGATCACGTTCCACGGCAAGGGTGGCCACGGCGCGCGCCCGCAGGACACGCACGACCCCATCGTCGGCATGGCGGCCTTCGTCAGCGACGTCCAAACCATCGTTTCGCGCCGGCTCGATCCGGCGCTGCCCGGCGTCGTCACGGTCGGCATGTTGCACGCAGGCTCGGCGCCGAACGTCATTCCGGAAACCGCGACGTGCGGCGGGACCATCCGCGCCACGACACCGGAGTCGCGCGCGCTGCTCGTTGCCGAGATCGAACGCCTCGCGCATGCCGTCGCCGCGGCGCATCGCCTGACGGCGACCGTGCAGGTCACGCAGGGTACGCCGCCGTTGATGAACAGCCCGCGCGCCGCCGAGTGGGCGCAGGACGCGGTACGCGAGCTCCTCGGGGACGACGCGCTGCGGAAGCTGCCGCTGGCCAACATGGGCGGCGAGGATTTTGCGTTCTACACGGAGCGCATCGAAGGCTGCTTCATGCGCATCGGCACCTGGCGAGAGGGCCGTGAGCGGCATGGCGTGCACACGCCGCGCTTCAATCCCGACGAGGACTCGTTGCTGCTCGCGTCGGCGGTGCTGGCAGAGAGCGCGCGCCGCGCCAGCGCAGCCCTGCATTCCGCAGCATGA
- a CDS encoding DMT family transporter: protein MQRRDGLDLVLLGALWGAAFLFIRIAVPEFGPIALVEVRVLIAAALLLGWMAARGELSAFRGRWRQLFMIGAINTAVPFALFAYATRTVPAGFAAVLNATVPLWGALIGRVVFGEKLGIDRGVGLFVGFVGVVILVAPKLSVGGETLAIAAALTGSTLYALSAHLTRRLLPGMSSLAISGGSLLASVVLLAIPTLMLRPTTMPSAAAWGSVLALAVGGTALGYVLYFRLLANAGPTSAMAVTYLIPLFGMIWGWLFLDESATATMLVGCGFILGGVAVATGIVRNWMPARRLGD, encoded by the coding sequence GTGCAGCGTCGCGACGGACTGGACCTTGTCCTGCTCGGTGCCCTGTGGGGTGCCGCGTTCCTCTTCATCCGCATCGCGGTCCCGGAGTTCGGACCGATTGCGCTGGTGGAGGTGCGCGTGCTCATCGCCGCGGCGCTGTTGCTTGGCTGGATGGCGGCACGCGGCGAGCTCAGCGCCTTCCGCGGGCGCTGGCGGCAGCTGTTCATGATCGGCGCCATCAACACGGCCGTGCCGTTCGCGCTGTTCGCCTATGCGACGCGCACGGTGCCCGCGGGATTCGCGGCGGTGCTTAACGCCACGGTGCCGCTCTGGGGCGCGTTGATCGGGCGGGTCGTGTTCGGCGAGAAGCTGGGCATCGATCGCGGCGTGGGGCTCTTCGTCGGATTCGTCGGCGTCGTCATCCTTGTGGCGCCGAAGCTCAGTGTCGGCGGCGAGACGCTCGCCATCGCCGCTGCCTTGACCGGCTCAACCCTCTACGCGCTCTCGGCGCATCTCACGCGGCGCCTGCTGCCGGGCATGAGTTCGCTGGCGATCTCGGGCGGGTCGTTGCTCGCGTCGGTGGTCTTGCTTGCCATCCCGACGCTCATGTTGCGTCCGACGACGATGCCGAGTGCAGCGGCGTGGGGCAGCGTCCTCGCGCTGGCGGTGGGCGGCACGGCGCTGGGCTACGTGCTGTACTTTCGCCTCCTCGCCAATGCCGGGCCGACGAGCGCGATGGCCGTGACCTACCTGATCCCGCTGTTCGGGATGATCTGGGGCTGGCTCTTCCTCGACGAATCCGCGACCGCGACCATGCTCGTAGGCTGCGGGTTCATCCTCGGCGGCGTGGCCGTGGCGACGGGCATCGTGCGGAACTGGATGCCGGCCCGTCGCCTCGGCGATTGA
- a CDS encoding enoyl-[acyl-carrier-protein] reductase, whose translation MLTLDLTGKRALVAGVADDGGFGFAIAKALIEAGATVCVATWPPALNIFLNLLERGKMDESRKLKDGTLLNFEKIYPLDAVFDTLEDAPQELRESKRYKDVGDFSIAGLAARVQADFGAQPLDILVHSLANGPEVKKPLMETSRAGYLAAVSASAYSLVSMVRHFGPLMRRGGSVASLTYMASERAIPGYGGGMSSAKAALESDTRVLAFEAGRKYGIRINTVSAGPYASRAASAIGIIDNMVKYCQTNTPLPEVLEAVEVGHATAFLCSPLASGITGATVYVDKGYHSMGMAVDGATVPTFGA comes from the coding sequence ATGCTGACTCTCGATCTCACGGGCAAGCGTGCCCTCGTCGCCGGGGTCGCCGATGACGGCGGCTTCGGCTTTGCCATCGCCAAGGCGCTCATCGAAGCGGGCGCGACCGTCTGCGTCGCCACCTGGCCGCCGGCGCTCAACATCTTCCTCAACCTGCTCGAGCGCGGGAAGATGGATGAGTCGCGCAAGCTCAAGGACGGCACGCTGCTCAACTTCGAGAAGATCTATCCGCTCGACGCCGTCTTCGACACGCTCGAGGACGCACCGCAGGAGCTGCGCGAGAGCAAGCGCTACAAGGACGTCGGGGACTTCTCCATCGCCGGACTCGCCGCACGCGTGCAGGCGGACTTCGGGGCGCAGCCGCTCGACATCCTCGTGCATTCGCTGGCCAACGGCCCGGAAGTGAAGAAGCCGCTCATGGAGACCTCGCGCGCGGGCTACCTCGCGGCGGTCAGCGCCAGCGCCTACTCGCTGGTCTCGATGGTGCGGCACTTCGGGCCACTGATGCGCCGCGGGGGCAGCGTCGCGTCGCTCACGTACATGGCCAGCGAGCGCGCGATTCCCGGCTACGGCGGCGGCATGAGCTCGGCGAAGGCCGCGCTCGAGAGCGACACGCGCGTGCTCGCGTTCGAAGCGGGGCGCAAGTACGGCATCCGCATCAACACCGTCTCGGCGGGCCCCTACGCGTCGCGCGCCGCGAGCGCGATCGGCATCATCGACAACATGGTGAAGTACTGCCAGACGAACACGCCGTTGCCCGAGGTGTTGGAAGCCGTCGAGGTGGGCCACGCGACGGCCTTCCTGTGCTCACCGCTCGCGAGCGGCATCACCGGCGCGACGGTGTATGTCGACAAGGGCTACCACTCCATGGGCATGGCGGTGGATGGCGCCACCGTACCGACATTCGGCGCCTAA
- a CDS encoding carboxypeptidase regulatory-like domain-containing protein, whose translation MRLHPMLAMLLGVLSLTPAPTVSAQSSVRIVPRLGSVAGYVVDTDGRPLEGVPVVIPTAAARATTDAEGFFLLRGIASGRHQLFVRQIGFRPAVTDIDVEADRTLNLRIDLRRLAVELDPVVVQAYVLNELSGLVTDVYERPIPGAVIEIVGLGVKTETQDQGRFLLVDLAPGNYVLQIRALGYRVAQFGLRMLPQMERDLTFRLRTASLEDELQIPRAVEVANEANRRLGLRGGRAVIIGREQLERHGSAPLGVALAGTEAALVFNQVGGSCILLNGSEPLTIGSASRQSSRQSPGSGNLFNAGGWLGFFRADEVALIELYPEGSENSRTLCGRFPPSSGCSCPPEPSGIVLWLQR comes from the coding sequence ATGCGACTCCACCCGATGCTGGCGATGCTGCTTGGCGTGCTTTCCCTCACGCCTGCACCGACGGTCTCTGCGCAGAGCTCCGTCCGCATCGTGCCGCGCCTCGGAAGCGTCGCCGGATACGTGGTCGACACCGATGGGCGCCCGCTCGAGGGCGTCCCCGTCGTCATCCCCACCGCCGCCGCGCGCGCCACGACGGACGCCGAGGGGTTCTTCCTCCTGCGCGGCATCGCCTCCGGCCGGCACCAGCTCTTCGTGCGGCAGATCGGTTTCCGCCCCGCGGTCACCGACATCGACGTCGAGGCCGATCGCACGTTGAACCTGCGCATCGACCTCCGCCGCCTGGCCGTCGAGCTCGACCCTGTCGTGGTGCAGGCTTACGTGCTCAACGAACTCTCGGGACTGGTCACGGACGTCTATGAACGCCCGATTCCCGGCGCAGTCATCGAAATCGTCGGATTGGGCGTGAAGACCGAGACGCAGGACCAAGGCCGTTTTCTCCTGGTGGACCTCGCGCCGGGCAACTATGTGCTCCAGATTCGCGCGCTCGGGTACCGCGTGGCGCAGTTCGGCCTCCGCATGCTGCCGCAGATGGAGCGCGACCTCACGTTCCGGTTGCGTACCGCGTCCCTCGAGGACGAACTGCAGATTCCGCGCGCGGTCGAAGTCGCGAACGAGGCGAATCGGCGGCTCGGACTTCGCGGAGGGCGCGCCGTGATCATCGGGCGCGAGCAGCTGGAGCGCCACGGTAGCGCACCGCTCGGCGTCGCGCTGGCGGGAACCGAAGCCGCGCTCGTCTTCAATCAAGTCGGCGGAAGCTGCATCCTCTTGAATGGCTCGGAACCGCTGACCATCGGCAGTGCGAGTCGACAGTCGTCGCGGCAATCGCCCGGGTCCGGCAACCTCTTCAATGCAGGTGGCTGGCTCGGCTTCTTTCGCGCCGACGAGGTCGCGCTGATCGAGCTGTACCCGGAAGGCAGTGAGAACTCGCGGACGCTCTGCGGACGCTTCCCGCCGAGCTCCGGCTGCTCGTGTCCGCCGGAGCCGTCCGGCATCGTGCTGTGGCTGCAACGCTGA
- a CDS encoding creatininase family protein: MLRPSVVAWLLVLGVSTALAAQRPQPAAGQRGLVLGDLTWLEAEQVLTRDAIVVIPLGAEAKEHGPHLRLDNDRTLAEYYRRRVLAAADVIVAPTVNYHFYPSFVEYPGSTTLRFETARDVIVDIVRSLAAYGPRKFYVLNTGVSTLRPLAASAEILRAEGILFEYTNIIEVAGEAEARVSQQLRGTHADESETSAILYMAPERVDMRKAVKDDSPRGEGGLTRNPSGRGTYSASGVWGDATLATVEKGRVIVEASVAGMLREIEALRAREVPR; this comes from the coding sequence ATGCTGCGTCCGTCCGTGGTTGCGTGGCTGCTCGTGTTGGGCGTCTCGACAGCACTCGCGGCCCAGCGGCCGCAGCCGGCGGCCGGTCAGCGCGGACTCGTGCTTGGCGACCTCACGTGGCTGGAAGCCGAGCAGGTGCTCACGCGCGACGCGATCGTCGTGATCCCGCTTGGCGCCGAGGCCAAGGAGCACGGTCCGCACCTGCGGCTGGACAACGACCGGACGTTGGCAGAGTACTATCGCCGGCGCGTCCTCGCCGCCGCAGACGTGATCGTCGCGCCGACCGTGAACTACCACTTCTATCCATCGTTCGTGGAGTATCCGGGATCGACGACGCTGCGCTTCGAAACGGCGCGCGATGTCATCGTCGATATCGTGCGCAGCCTCGCCGCGTACGGCCCGCGCAAGTTCTACGTGCTCAACACCGGGGTCTCGACGCTGCGTCCGCTCGCCGCCTCGGCGGAGATCCTGCGGGCCGAGGGCATCCTGTTCGAGTACACGAACATCATCGAGGTCGCGGGGGAAGCCGAGGCACGCGTGAGCCAGCAGCTGCGCGGGACGCATGCCGACGAGTCGGAGACGTCGGCGATCCTATACATGGCGCCGGAACGGGTGGACATGCGGAAGGCCGTGAAGGATGACTCGCCGCGCGGTGAAGGCGGATTGACGCGCAATCCGAGCGGACGCGGCACCTATTCCGCGAGCGGCGTGTGGGGCGACGCGACGCTCGCGACGGTCGAGAAGGGGCGGGTGATCGTCGAGGCCAGCGTGGCTGGCATGCTGCGGGAGATCGAGGCGCTGCGCGCGCGCGAGGTGCCGCGCTGA
- a CDS encoding GNAT family N-acetyltransferase: MSGFALRPGTAADAAAVLALNNASVPHVNELSADTLAQIVAMSAHYTVAEDAEGILGFVICIPSGRSYWSDNYNWFGERFDAFLYLDRVAVAARAQRRGIGRALYDDLHARAAERWPRIALEVNLRPPNPGSVAFHAAMGYSGVGLREYNDGDNAVEMFTKELR; encoded by the coding sequence GTGAGCGGGTTCGCGCTGAGACCTGGCACCGCCGCCGATGCGGCGGCGGTGCTGGCCCTCAACAACGCGAGCGTGCCGCACGTCAACGAACTCAGCGCCGACACGCTGGCGCAGATCGTCGCGATGAGTGCGCACTACACGGTGGCCGAGGATGCCGAGGGCATCCTCGGCTTCGTGATTTGCATCCCCTCCGGCCGCTCGTATTGGAGCGACAATTACAACTGGTTCGGCGAACGCTTCGACGCGTTCCTGTATCTGGACCGGGTGGCGGTGGCCGCGCGCGCGCAGCGGCGCGGGATCGGGCGGGCGCTGTATGATGACCTGCACGCCCGGGCGGCAGAACGATGGCCGCGCATCGCCCTGGAGGTGAATCTCCGGCCGCCGAATCCCGGGTCCGTGGCATTTCACGCCGCCATGGGGTACAGCGGAGTTGGGCTGCGCGAGTACAACGACGGCGACAACGCCGTCGAGATGTTCACCAAGGAGCTGCGATGA
- a CDS encoding DinB family protein has protein sequence MTEQELFTRFWTHETKTTLRVISRIPEGSTYRPDPKSRTAQEIAWQIVNEERMIIDGVETGVMKPPSAPAVPATMREVIAAYEELANTLPTRWAQVPADRWNGEIDFFGRKRPASPMAWSFLFDLVHHRGQITTYLRPMGSTVPQIYGPSGDEP, from the coding sequence ATGACCGAGCAGGAGTTGTTCACGAGGTTCTGGACGCACGAGACCAAGACCACGTTGCGCGTCATCTCGCGGATCCCGGAGGGCTCGACGTACCGGCCCGATCCGAAGTCGCGTACCGCGCAGGAGATCGCGTGGCAGATCGTGAACGAGGAGCGGATGATCATCGACGGTGTCGAGACCGGCGTGATGAAGCCGCCAAGCGCGCCGGCCGTCCCGGCAACGATGCGCGAGGTGATTGCTGCGTACGAGGAGCTGGCGAACACCTTGCCCACGCGCTGGGCGCAGGTGCCGGCGGATCGCTGGAACGGCGAGATCGATTTTTTCGGTCGCAAGCGCCCGGCGTCGCCGATGGCCTGGAGCTTCCTGTTCGACCTCGTGCATCACCGCGGGCAGATCACGACGTACTTGCGGCCGATGGGATCGACGGTGCCGCAGATCTATGGCCCGAGTGGCGACGAGCCCTGA
- a CDS encoding L-threonylcarbamoyladenylate synthase → MIVAASPEAIASAAAIIRAGGLVAMPTETVYGLAGNALDPASIARIYAAKGRPAYNPLIAHVADAAQAQTLAAEWPEMARALAAKFWPGPLTLVVRRKAIVPSELTAGLDTFGVRVPDHPVALALIRAAGVPLAAPSANRFTEVSPVTAAQVARGLSSAVDMILDAGHTRVGIESTVVDVSGGRPVLLRPGMITQQEIEAIVGPVSRHRGGGRDDAARPAPGMIARHYAPRARVERVAIGRMQAALDAARQAGGAAAIGCLVHSHAVPAGLAFARRMPDAPEGYAAALYDALHDADAAGCTLLLVEDLPDEPAWEALRDRLTRAAHPM, encoded by the coding sequence ATGATCGTCGCCGCGTCGCCGGAAGCCATCGCGAGCGCAGCGGCCATCATCCGCGCCGGTGGCTTGGTCGCCATGCCGACGGAGACCGTCTATGGCCTCGCGGGTAACGCACTCGATCCCGCAAGCATCGCGCGCATCTATGCGGCGAAGGGGCGTCCCGCGTACAATCCGCTGATCGCCCATGTGGCCGACGCCGCACAGGCCCAGACGCTGGCCGCGGAGTGGCCCGAGATGGCGCGCGCGTTGGCCGCGAAGTTCTGGCCGGGCCCCCTCACGTTGGTGGTGCGTCGAAAGGCCATCGTCCCGTCGGAGCTAACGGCCGGGCTCGACACCTTCGGCGTGCGCGTGCCGGATCACCCGGTCGCGTTGGCCCTGATCCGTGCCGCTGGCGTGCCGCTCGCGGCGCCGAGTGCGAATCGCTTCACGGAAGTCTCGCCCGTCACGGCCGCACAGGTCGCGCGGGGACTCAGCTCCGCGGTAGACATGATCCTCGACGCCGGACACACGCGCGTGGGCATCGAGAGCACGGTCGTCGATGTGAGCGGTGGTCGGCCCGTGTTGCTGCGCCCCGGGATGATCACGCAGCAGGAGATCGAGGCCATCGTCGGTCCGGTGTCGCGCCACCGCGGCGGCGGTCGCGACGATGCGGCACGCCCGGCGCCGGGCATGATTGCACGGCACTACGCGCCGCGCGCGCGCGTCGAACGCGTGGCCATCGGTCGTATGCAGGCCGCGCTTGATGCAGCGCGGCAGGCCGGCGGCGCGGCAGCGATTGGTTGCCTCGTGCACTCGCATGCCGTGCCGGCGGGTCTCGCCTTCGCACGACGCATGCCAGACGCGCCCGAGGGCTATGCGGCGGCATTGTACGACGCCCTGCACGACGCCGACGCCGCGGGCTGCACGCTGTTGCTGGTCGAAGACCTGCCGGACGAGCCCGCGTGGGAGGCCCTCCGCGATCGCCTCACACGCGCGGCCCATCCCATGTAG
- a CDS encoding carboxypeptidase regulatory-like domain-containing protein, whose amino-acid sequence MTLGELQRLLFPLALLAVSAVAEAQETPAPRDSIPRGAIAGVVRDERGQPIADARVGIEALAIQTRTDSAGRFVLAGLPARSVDVVVRFLGYRPAIATVTVPAERTLNLGIALVPTAERLDAVVIREAILNQVAGLVTTDAGQPIPGVLVDVLGLNRRITTNEDGRFLLTDLNPGSYILQFRLSGYRVSQYALRMVPQIDRDITIKLRPLERGDRFSPEVAAQVALETNQRIGFRGALSMVIGRDELERWDTAPLGVALGGSRAALMLQNLPTACLLLNGYEPLVTQTAGSGFVSAQSMSRTPTSIEPAGVSGGGAAGLPTSRAGGWLNHFRANEVEMVELYEPGSENSRTMCQRFPPSTGCSCPPEPGGIIIWLKR is encoded by the coding sequence ATGACACTCGGTGAACTGCAGCGCTTGCTGTTCCCTCTCGCGCTCCTCGCGGTCTCGGCCGTCGCCGAGGCGCAGGAGACGCCTGCCCCGCGCGATTCCATACCGCGCGGGGCCATCGCCGGCGTTGTGCGCGACGAACGTGGCCAGCCGATCGCCGACGCCCGCGTCGGCATCGAAGCGCTGGCCATACAGACGCGCACGGACTCGGCCGGACGCTTCGTGCTCGCGGGCCTCCCGGCGCGCAGCGTCGACGTCGTCGTGCGCTTTCTCGGCTACCGCCCCGCCATCGCCACGGTCACGGTACCGGCCGAGCGCACGCTCAACCTCGGCATCGCACTCGTGCCCACGGCGGAGCGCCTGGATGCCGTGGTCATTCGGGAGGCCATCCTGAACCAAGTGGCCGGCCTCGTCACCACCGACGCGGGACAGCCGATTCCCGGCGTGCTCGTGGACGTCCTCGGATTGAATCGCCGCATCACGACGAATGAGGACGGACGTTTCCTGCTCACGGACCTCAATCCGGGTTCGTACATCCTGCAGTTCCGCCTGAGCGGCTACCGCGTCTCGCAGTACGCCCTGCGCATGGTGCCGCAGATCGACCGCGACATCACCATCAAGCTACGTCCTCTCGAACGTGGCGATCGGTTCTCGCCCGAAGTCGCGGCGCAGGTCGCGCTGGAGACGAACCAGCGCATCGGGTTTCGCGGTGCGCTCTCGATGGTCATCGGCCGCGACGAGCTCGAGCGCTGGGATACCGCGCCGCTCGGGGTCGCCTTGGGCGGCAGCCGCGCGGCCCTCATGCTCCAGAACCTACCGACGGCCTGCCTGCTCTTGAACGGCTACGAGCCACTTGTCACGCAGACCGCCGGTTCGGGGTTCGTGAGTGCGCAGTCGATGAGCCGGACGCCGACGTCGATCGAACCAGCGGGCGTTTCCGGGGGAGGGGCCGCCGGCCTGCCAACGTCACGTGCCGGCGGATGGCTGAACCACTTCCGGGCCAACGAGGTCGAGATGGTCGAGCTCTACGAGCCCGGCAGCGAGAACTCCCGCACCATGTGCCAGCGCTTCCCCCCGAGCACGGGCTGCTCCTGCCCGCCGGAACCAGGGGGCATCATCATCTGGCTCAAGCGGTAG